In Nostoc edaphicum CCNP1411, the sequence TCTTACAGTTAGGGATATTGCTGTTGTTAGCAGGGTTGCTTTGGTTTTGGAGTAAACAGGGAAAACCATCATCAAGAGAACATCCCTCACCAACTTACTCTCGATTTTTCTCTGGGCCTTGGCCACTATTTACAGGAGGAATAGCCTTAGCCGTACTCAATTGGTTAACACTGCTTATTTCTGGAGAACCTTGGCGCATTACCTGGGGATTTGCTTTGTGGACAGCTAAAATCGCTACATTTTTTGGCTGGAATCCCTCTACAAGTACATTTTGGGATGGTGATACAGCATTATCAAATAGTGTACTTGCAGATGTAACATCCGTCATGAATCTAGGAATTATATTAGGAGCATTATTAGCCGCCGCCCTAGCAGGGAAACTCACACTACAAACTCAAATTACCCCATCAAAAGTTATTGCCACAGTGATTGGTGGATTGCTCATGGGTTATGGTGCTTTTACTGCCTTTGGGTGTAATGTCAGTGCTTTTTTCAGTGCTATAGCTTCCACTAGCCTACATGGTTGGGTTTGGATTATTTGCGCTTTCTTTGGAACTGCTGTTGGTATTAAACTGCGCCCTCTGTTCCATCTACCAAGTTAAGAGACTTCCAACAATACCCTTCGCCAAAAAAAGCCTGCCCTGGTGAATGGAATTCACGACTATACAGACAAAACCCACCTCCGTGGGTTTAAAATTCCTGGAGTTCGCGTAGACGCAATACGGTTCGCTTAAGGCAAGAGACGCGATAAATCGCCGTCTCTACAAAGGACTGATTCTTGTAAAGACGGTGATTTATCGCGTCTTTGGATCTAGGGCGTGTAATCAAAAAACTTTATCCGAACCGTATTGCGCGTAGACGGACTTTCCTGCAAGACGCTATGCGGACGTTTGTGTGCAAGATGAAACGCGATTTCTAAGAGACTGGTATATTTGCAAAAATGAGATGCTCCTCAGAACGATAACTCAGCACATGGGGACTTGACGCAGGAATGTTAATATACTAAAAGCCGATAGACTTATGATTGTTTGTCAAAATATTTTTACTACCAATAATTCTCTATGTCTGAAAAATATCGTTTTGAAACATTGCAAGTCCATGCGGGACAAGAACCAGCTGTAGGAACTAATGCCCGCGCTGTACCAATTTATCAAACAACGTCCTACGTTTTCGACGATGCGGATCATGGGGCGCGGTTGTTTGCGCTGCAAGAGTTTGGCAACATTTACACGCGGATCATGAATCCGACAACGGATGTATTTGAAAAGCGAATTGCTGCTTTAGAGGGGGGTGTAGCAGCGTTAGCGACCTCTAGTGGTCAGGCGGCGCAGTTCTTGGCTTTAAGTACGATCGCACAAGCTGGGGATAATATTGTTTCCACCAGTTTTTTATATGGGGGAACATATAACCAATTTAAAGTTGCTATACCACGCTTAGGGATAAATGTCAAATTTGTCGAAGGAGACGAGGTAGAAAAATTTCGTCAGGCGATCGACGATCGCACAAAAGCATTGTATGTGGAAACCATTGGCAATCCTCAATTCAATATTCCCGACTTTGTTGCCTTAGCCCAAATTGCTCATGAAAATGGGATTCCCCTGATTGTCGATAATACCTTTGGGGCTGGCGGATATCTGGCTCGACCAATTGAACACGGTGCAGATATCGTAGTCGAATCTGCAACTAAGTGGATTGGTGGTCACGGCACTTCTATCGGTGGCGTAATTGTCGATTCTGGTAAATTTGATTGGGGTAATGGCAAATTTCCTGTTTTTACTGAACCATCTCCCGGCTATCACGGGCTGATTTTTCAAGAAGTATTTGGTGTCGGTAGTCAATTTGGTAATATTGCCTTTATTATCCGTGCCAGAGTAGAAGGGTTAAGAGATTTTGGCCCCTCATTGAGTCCATTTAACGCCTTTCTGTTATTACAGGGATTAGAGACTCTTTCTCTGCGTGTAGACCGCCATGTGAGCAACGCTTTAGAATTAGCCCAGTGGTTAGAAAAGCAACCACAAGTAGCATGGGTCAATTATCCAGGACTTCTCCATCACCCTTATCATGAACGAGCCAAAAAATATCTCAGACACGGATTTGGCGGTGTCTTAAATTTTGGTATCAAGGGCGGATTAGAAGCGGGTAAAACCTTTATTAATCATGTCAAATTAGCAAGTCATTTAGCAAACGTTGGGGATGCTAAAACCCTCGTTATTCATCCTGCTTCCACAACCCATCAACAACTAAGTGATACAGAACAAGTTTCCGCCGGTGTGACATCTGATTTGGTGCGTGTATCAGTGGGTATTGAACACATCGACGATATCAAAGAAGATTTTGAGCAAGCATTTCAATTCATTAGTCATTAGTCATTTGTCATTTGTCATTATTCTCTTATGCCTCGTCAGTTCTCCTATTCCCTATTCCCTATTCCCTGTTCTAGATGAATTATCAGCACTTCATTTCACCACAAACTCAGTATTATCATTTGCCGATGCCATTTGAGTTAGAAGAAGGTGAAGTTTTAACTGGGGTTCAGGTCGCTTATCGGACTTGGGGAAAGTTAAACTTAGAAGGCGATAATGGAGTGCTAATTTGTCATGCTTTAACTGGTTCGGCTGATGCAGATGACTGGTGGGAAGGTTTGTTAGGTTCAGAAAAAGCACTGGATAGCGATCGCAATTTTATTGTATGCAGCAATATTTTGGGAAGTTGTTATGGCACTACCGGAGCAACTAGCATCAATCCCCAAACAGGAATCTGTTATGGTAGATCATTTCCAGCAATTACGATTCGGGATATGGTTCACTTACAAGCTGCACTGATTAAATATTTGGGAATTAAATCTTTACAGCTAGTCATTGGCGGGTCACTCGGTGGGATGCAGGTACTAGAATGGGCGTTGTTATATCCAGAAATCGTGCAAGCGATCGCACCTATTGCCACTTCCGGTAGACATTCAGCTTGGTGTATTGGGTTGAGTGAAGCTCAAAGACAAGCTATCTATGCTGATCCCAATTGGCTTGGGGGTGAGTATACATCAGAACAGCCACCAAACCAAGGATTAGCTGTAGCGCGGATGATGGCGATGAGTGCTTACCGTTCTTGGCAGACCTTTACAGATCGTTTTGGACGACAGTATGATGCTTCTGCTGACCAATTTGCGATCGCTAGCTACTTACAACATCATGGTCAAAAGCTAGTACAGAGATTTGATGCCAATACTTACATCACTCTCACCCAAGCGATGGATAGTCATGATATTGCTCAAGGTCAAGACTATAAATCTGTTTTGCAAAGCATTGAACAACCTGCTTTAGTTGTTGCTATTGATTCTGATATTCTTTATCCACCGATAGAACAACAAGAATTAGCAGATTTAATTCCTAATGCTCAACTAGGTTTGCTGAAATCAATTTATGGTCACGATGCTTTTTTAATTGATATAGAAGCCCTGAATGAGCTATTAATTAACTTTCGATAATCTTTCACACTCTTTCTCATTAGGGACTTCCAAATAAAAAAAATACTCAATTATTTATTGTGGGGTGGGCGTCTCGCCATAGGTGTCAACTTAAGGTTAAAACCCATTTGTCAACGATAGGTTTTGTTAGGAACGAAGTATAAAGGTGAACTTTTTTCTGACTTTTATACGCAAGCTGGGAGTGATGCTAATAAACAAAGCATTAATAGTCCCTGAAAAAGTTCGTTTTTTGTCCCTTTAAAACCAAATTATTAAGCATAAATGCTTATTGACATAGGAAGTTTGAGCTTAACTTGACACCTATGGCAAGATGCCCACCCCACAAGATTGGATAATTTATTTGTTGAAATTCCCTTATTCAAATCGCGCTCGGTTATCAATTTTAATTAGATACTTGCTGTTAACGGCATGATGAAAGGAGAAACACTTTCATAAGCTTTAGCTGCTTGCAAGACTAGTAAATCTTGATATTTTGCAGCGACAATTTGTATACCTACAGGTAAGCCGTTTTTGGTGAAGCCACAAGGTACAGATGCAGCAGGTTGTTGTGTGAGATTAAAAGGATAAGAAAAAGGTGACCAATCTCGTTGCGGATTGTCAATATATGACAGGGGTCGATTTTGTCCAACAGGAAAAGCAACTACAGGTAAGGTGGGAGTAATCAGTAAATCATAGTTTTGATGAAATCTTTGCATTTGCCGTCCCAATGCTTCACGAGCATCTTGGGCGTTGAGATATTCTGCTAAAGTGAGGCGATCGCCTTCTTTGGCTGTAGCTTGCAAACCTTCTTCAATTACAGCCTGTTGTTCTGGACTAAAGCCACGCAATAACTTAGCTGCGCCAGCTTGCCAAAAGGTTTGAAAAATGGGGCGAGGATTTACAAAACCTGGATCAACTTCTTCGACAATCGCACCGAGTTTAGCAAAAACATCAACTGCGGCTTTAACCAAAGCAGCTACTTCTGAATCAACCTCAGCGTAGCCAAAGTTGGGACTGTAAGCAATTTTCAATCCGGTTACACCTCTGTCTAAATCAGAAGTATAGTCTTGTTTGTCATCTGGTAAAGCATACCAATCGCGCACATCAGAATGGGCGATGACATTTAATGTGAGTGCGGCATCAGTGACGGTGCGAACCAAAACGCCAATATGAAACAATGATCCAGTATGGGCTGATGGGTAGCCAGAAACACGTCCAAAAGTCGGTTTAAAACCAAACACACCTGTTAACGCCGCCGGTGTTCTTGATGATCCACCACCATCTGTACCCAAATGCAGTGTTCCCATGCTCAATGCAGCAGCGACAGCAGCACCTCCGCTACTTCCTCCAGGAGTCAAATCTGTATTCCAAGGATTGCGGGTGATACCAGTAAGTGGACTGTCGGTGACACCCTTCCAACCAAATTCAGAGGTTGTGGTTTTTCCTAATAAAACTGCTCCCTGTTCCCGTAAACGGGCTACCGCAGGTGCATTTTCTTCCCAAGGTTGATTGAC encodes:
- the metX gene encoding homoserine O-acetyltransferase MetX, whose translation is MNYQHFISPQTQYYHLPMPFELEEGEVLTGVQVAYRTWGKLNLEGDNGVLICHALTGSADADDWWEGLLGSEKALDSDRNFIVCSNILGSCYGTTGATSINPQTGICYGRSFPAITIRDMVHLQAALIKYLGIKSLQLVIGGSLGGMQVLEWALLYPEIVQAIAPIATSGRHSAWCIGLSEAQRQAIYADPNWLGGEYTSEQPPNQGLAVARMMAMSAYRSWQTFTDRFGRQYDASADQFAIASYLQHHGQKLVQRFDANTYITLTQAMDSHDIAQGQDYKSVLQSIEQPALVVAIDSDILYPPIEQQELADLIPNAQLGLLKSIYGHDAFLIDIEALNELLINFR
- a CDS encoding amidase, encoding MSDIADFSASQLLSLYRDRQLSPVAATKAALERINTYNSSVNAFAIVDEKTALTEAQASEVRWLNGNPLGLVDGIPFTAKDLLLTKGLPTRRGSKAIIVNQPWEENAPAVARLREQGAVLLGKTTTSEFGWKGVTDSPLTGITRNPWNTDLTPGGSSGGAAVAAALSMGTLHLGTDGGGSSRTPAALTGVFGFKPTFGRVSGYPSAHTGSLFHIGVLVRTVTDAALTLNVIAHSDVRDWYALPDDKQDYTSDLDRGVTGLKIAYSPNFGYAEVDSEVAALVKAAVDVFAKLGAIVEEVDPGFVNPRPIFQTFWQAGAAKLLRGFSPEQQAVIEEGLQATAKEGDRLTLAEYLNAQDAREALGRQMQRFHQNYDLLITPTLPVVAFPVGQNRPLSYIDNPQRDWSPFSYPFNLTQQPAASVPCGFTKNGLPVGIQIVAAKYQDLLVLQAAKAYESVSPFIMPLTASI
- a CDS encoding YeeE/YedE family protein yields the protein MSSSVENIHPSESRLLPPQPQKLVMAIALAIFTGGVVLLSKYGWRQSALFIIGGLLGVSLYHSSFGFASAYRKLLVNRDVRGIYAQLVMLAIATVLFAPVLAAGKAFGQEVAGAIAPVGISGAIGAFIFGVGMQLGGACGCGTLYTIGGGSYTMLITLTTFCLGAFWASLTRHLWTGLPKTEPIVLGETLGWTGAVVLQLGILLLLAGLLWFWSKQGKPSSREHPSPTYSRFFSGPWPLFTGGIALAVLNWLTLLISGEPWRITWGFALWTAKIATFFGWNPSTSTFWDGDTALSNSVLADVTSVMNLGIILGALLAAALAGKLTLQTQITPSKVIATVIGGLLMGYGAFTAFGCNVSAFFSAIASTSLHGWVWIICAFFGTAVGIKLRPLFHLPS
- a CDS encoding O-acetylhomoserine aminocarboxypropyltransferase/cysteine synthase family protein — encoded protein: MSEKYRFETLQVHAGQEPAVGTNARAVPIYQTTSYVFDDADHGARLFALQEFGNIYTRIMNPTTDVFEKRIAALEGGVAALATSSGQAAQFLALSTIAQAGDNIVSTSFLYGGTYNQFKVAIPRLGINVKFVEGDEVEKFRQAIDDRTKALYVETIGNPQFNIPDFVALAQIAHENGIPLIVDNTFGAGGYLARPIEHGADIVVESATKWIGGHGTSIGGVIVDSGKFDWGNGKFPVFTEPSPGYHGLIFQEVFGVGSQFGNIAFIIRARVEGLRDFGPSLSPFNAFLLLQGLETLSLRVDRHVSNALELAQWLEKQPQVAWVNYPGLLHHPYHERAKKYLRHGFGGVLNFGIKGGLEAGKTFINHVKLASHLANVGDAKTLVIHPASTTHQQLSDTEQVSAGVTSDLVRVSVGIEHIDDIKEDFEQAFQFISH